A single genomic interval of Helianthus annuus cultivar XRQ/B chromosome 6, HanXRQr2.0-SUNRISE, whole genome shotgun sequence harbors:
- the LOC110864358 gene encoding phospholipase D beta 1 has translation MAASADEGSRHPQGVQVVPFSTSGAPLKAVLLHGNLDICVKEANKLPNMDAFNRKFTPLSGISDPYVTVSVANAVIARTFVINNSENPVWEQCFYVPVAHYTTEVLFVVKDSDVVGSQLIGAVGIPAEKLVNDLAIKGTFPILNASGQPCKLGAVLTLSIKYTPVDQMVIYRDGVGSDPEFKGVPNTYFPLRRGGKVTLYQDAHVDCSLPSLKLDRGLKYVQGDCWRDICDAIRQARRLIYITGWSIFHKVQLVRYGAKARDSVLGDLLKSKADEGVRVLLLVWDDPTSKSIFGYKTEGVMQTHDEETRAFFKNSSVQVLLCPRSIPKSSWTKKDAETIYSHHQKTVIVDADAGIKRRIMAFVGGLDLCEGRYDTPEHSLFSTLNTLHKDDYHNPNYTGSTAGCPREPWHDLHCRIEGPAAYDVLQNFEERWSRASKPRGLSKITKLSDVLLKLDRIPEILGITDAHYTSVKDPEGWHVQVFRSIDSNSVKGLGFPKDPKDAKNKNLICGKHVLIDMSIHTAYVKAIRTAQHFIYIENQYFLGSSYNWSTHKSLGANNLIPMEIALKIANKIRANERFAAYIVIPMWPEGVPTNSATQRILVWQHNTMKMMYEVIYKALQETGLENDYEPQDYLNFFCLGTRESSQSVPPNSNGKISFAPNTPQALGITSRRFMIHVNSKGMIVDDEYVMLGSANINQRSLEGTRDTEIAMGAYQPHHTWAHKGSSPAGQVFGYRMSLWSEHIGKLESCFEQPQSLECVRRVRFLGGQNWAQYASDKVTDMTAHLLKYPVEVDRKGQVKPLSGCQNFPDVGGSIVGSFVSVQENLTI, from the exons ATGGCTGCTTCAGCTGATGAAGGATCAAGGCATCCACAAGGTGTACAGGTTGTTCCGTTTAGTACGTCTGGTGCACCGTTAAAAGCTGTGTTACTACACGGGAACTTGGATATATGCGTGAAAGAGgcgaataaactgcctaacatggATGCATTTAATAGAAAGTTCACCCCTCTATCGGGTATCAGTGATCCTTACGTGACGGTATCTGTAGCCAATGCGGTGATTGCTCGAACGTTTGTTATAAACAACagtgaaaaccctgtttgggAGCAGTGTTTTTACGTTCCCGTAGCACACTATACAACCGAAGTGTTATTCGTTGTTAAAGACAGCGATGTTGTGGGGTCTCAACTAATAGGCGCGGTTGGGATTCCAGCCGAAAAGTTAGTTAACGATTTAGCGATAAAGGGTACTTTCCCTATTTTGAATGCAAGTGGACAACCGTGTAAACTTGGTGCCGTATTAACTCTATCGATCAAGTACACACCAGTGGATCAAATGGTCATTTACCGCGATGGAGTGGGGTCCGACCCGGAGTTTAAAGGGGTCCCGAACACCTATTTTCCGCTTAGAAGAGGCGGGAAAGTTACGCTTTATCAAGATGCTCATGTTGACTGTAGTCTACCAAGTTTGAAACTTGATCGCGGGTTGAAATACGTACAAGGAGATTGCTGGCGGGATATTTGTGACGCTATTAGACAAGCGCGAAGATTGATTTATATCACGGGGTGGTCTATTTTCCACAAAGTTCAGCTCGTTCGGTATGGCGCGAAGGCTAGAGATAGCGTTTTGGGAGATCTTCTTAAAAGCAAGGCGGATGAAGGCGTGCGAGTGCTTCTTCTTGTATGGGATGATCCTACTTCAAAGAGCATTTTCGGGTATAAAACG GAAGGGGTTATGCAAACTCATGACGAAGAAACTCGGGCCTTTTTCAAGAATTCGTCAGTGCAAGTATTACTTTGTCCTCGTTCTATACCGAAGAGCAGCTGGACCAAGAAG GATGCGGAAACCATCTATTCCCATCATCAGAAAACCGTTATAGTGGATGCCGATGCCGGTATCAAAAGAAGAATTATGGCGTTTGTAGGAGGTCTTGATCTGTGTGAGGGGCGTTACGATACTCCGGAACATTCTCTCTTTAGCACATTAAACACTTTGCACAAAGATGATTATCATAATCCTAACTATACT GGGTCTACAGCTGGCTGTCCAAGAGAACCATGGCATGATTTGCATTGCCGAATCGAGGGTCCCGCAGCATACGACGTCCTCCAAAACTTCGAGGAGAGGTGGTCGAGGGCGTCAAAGCCGCGTGGCCTTTCGAAAATAACCAAACTTTCCGATGTTTTACTTAAACTAGATAGAATTCCAGAAATTTTAGGCATCACCGATGCTCATTACACAAGTGTAAAAGATCCAGAAGGTTGGCACGTCCAGGTGTTCCGTTCAATCGATTCGAACTCCGTTAAAGGTTTAGGCTTCCCTAAAGACCCAAAAGATGCTAAAAACAAG AACCTGATATGTGGAAAACACGTGCTGATAGACATGAGTATACATACGGCGTACGTGAAGGCGATCCGTACAGCTCAGCATTTCATTTATATTGAAAATCAGTACTTTCTTGGATCTTCGTATAACTGGTCTACCCACAAAAGCTTAG GTGCAAACAATTTAATACCAATGGAAATCGCTCTTAAAATTGCTAATAAGATTCGAGCCAACGAGAGGTTTGCTGCATATATAGTGATTCCAATGTGGCCCGAGGGCGTTCCTACTAATTCGGCTACTCAACGGATTCTCGTATGGCAG CATAACACGATGAAAATGATGTATGAAGTTATTTACAAGGCTTTACAAGAAACAGGGCTCGAAAATGATTACGAGCCACAAGATTACTTGAACTTTTTCTGTCTCGGCACTCGTGAGTCATCTCAAAGTGTACCGCCAAATTCAAATGGGAAAATCTCGTTCGCCCCGAATACGCCTCAA gcACTTGGTATAACAAGCCGGCGATTTATGATCcatgtaaattcaaaaggaatgATAGTTGATGACGAGTATGTGATGTTGGGTTCTGCGAACATCAACCAGCGTTCATTGGAAGGCACCCGAGACACTGAAATTGCAATGGGCGCGTATCAGCCTCATCATACGTGGGCCCACAAAGGTTCTAGTCCAGCTGGACAG GTATTTGGATATCGGATGTCACTTTGGTCAGAGCATATTGGAAAGCTCGAGAGCTGTTTCGAGCAACCACAGAGCCTCGAGTGTGTGAGAAGGGTTCGGTTTTTGGGTGGTCAGAACTGGGCACAGTATGCATCTGATAAAGTAACGGATATGACAGCTCATTTGCTCAAGTATCCGGTAGAGGTTGACCGGAAGGGGCAGGTCAAACCGCTGTCTGGGTGTCAAAATTTTCCGGATGTGGGTGGGAGTATCGTGGGTTCGTTTGTGTCTGTTCAAGAGAACCTCACCATATGA